From the genome of Podospora bellae-mahoneyi strain CBS 112042 chromosome 2, whole genome shotgun sequence:
TCGGATGCTCGGTGGGAGGAATACGAACATCAAAAGCCGAAGAAGTCGTGGTCTTGGCTGATGGGTGTCAACCGTGTGCTGTCACACGTCTTGAAGAGTCTGGTGCTTGTTTACGTCGACGtgccgcctcctcctgttTTCGATGAGGCGATGAAGGAGGGTggcattgctgctgctctcaaGAAGTACAAGATACGGGAGGTTATGGTCAGGAGATTTTCCGTCAACCGCAACAGATGATGATCTTTTTTTGTATAACCTATAAATGCATTGGGACGGCGTTGGTATTTTCCGGTTAGATTCTGTACAACAAAATGGCAGCACGGAATGGCATGGGAAAAAGGCAGGCAGTAGTTATGCATGGACCTCGGGTCCCAAATCTGAAGCTCGTTTCATCATCTTGTATCTCTTTTGGTGCCCGCCTTCACACATGTTTGCCTTGCCTCAAGAACGTCaattcctcttcctcctccccaccatccacaAATCCCTAAACCTCGAACCCTCCTGGTCAACAAGCTCTCTCGGCTTACCATCCTCCACAATCCTCCCCTCATCCATAACAACCACCCTGTCAAAATTCATCACCATACCCAGCCGATGGCTGACCATCACAATGGTATACCCAGCAAACTCATCCAAAATCATCCTCTGCATCGCCTCGTCAGTATCCTTATCCACACTGGAACTAAcctcatcaagaagcagcacccctccctctttttgCTTCCCCTTGCCTCTAGCACGGATCCGTCCTCTGAGAATTGCCCTCGCCAAGCTAAAAAGCTGTTTTTGTCCCTGAGACAACGTGTCTGATGACATGGGCGCTTGCAGGCCGCCTCGTTCCGAAACAAAGGACTGCCAGAGGGAGACAATCCCCAACACGGAGCGACATTCTTCTTCGGAGGCGAGCCCAAACGGGTCGAGGTTGGCTTGGAAGGAGGTTCCGTCTGGGAGGAAGACTGGGTCTTGGGGGACGGCGATGATGCGCTGGCGGAGGGTGGAGCGGTGGGttttggtgagggggagggagtcgatTTCTAtggtggaggcgggggaAGAAATAGggtcgaggaggcggaggaggaggaggaggagggaggatttgCCGCTGGTGATGTTAGCTCATTTTCAAGACTGGAGACGAgtagaggggggaagggggacgAACCTGCCGCTTCTACCGCAGATGGCCACCTTCTGACCTGGAAGGATATCAATGTTCAGATCTTTGAGGGCGAAGTTCTGGCCTTCTACTCCCGGCTTGCCATCCTCGTCCCCGCTGTAACAACAACTGTCAAGGCTGGATCTGGAAAAAAGCGtcaggggggggtgggggcgggggcgcAAAAAGACATACCCATACGAAGCCGACACCCCCGTCATCTTAATCTCCCCCTTCGCCGgccactcctcccccggcagcaaatcctctccctcactATTCTCACTCCTAACCGTCTCCCCAAACGCCTTCAACCGACTGACAGCACCAATCGACGTTTCCAACATGGTGTAAAACCGGATAATGTACGAAAACGCCTCCCCAAAGATCATCAGCGTCACCAAACTGGCTCCAGTAAACGCAGTATTCGAGCGCATCTGCGTCGACAGGGCGATCACCGCCACTGCcagcacagcaacaacaatctGCAGCGTAAAAGCCAGCCAGCGCTGGATCATGGCTAGGAGATACGCCGGTCTCTGAGAagtgtcgaggaggatgtcattcttcttgacagcctcagGCACCCAGCCAAAGGCGCGGTATGTAGCGAGACCTTTGATTGTGTCGATAAAGTGGGAGCTTATTAAACATCAATGTCAGTTATTCATAGTCAAGATTGGTTTCATCCTCAACGCGCGCgcggtgggggggaggagggggtacTTACTAGAGCGGGCTCTTGGCCTCCAAATCCAGCAATCGGATCTGTCTCGACGTCCGCAGATAAAACTTTTGAATCCCGTACAAGACCACCGCCAGGAACGGGTAAGCAACGGCCAGATAAGGGGACGCCGTAGCAACCACTGCCGCCATTCCGAGGCAGTTGAAGATGTACAGTATGAGATTGACAAGCGCCATGGGAAGCTGCCCGTCGACCAAAGTCATATCCTGTGAGAACAAGTTGGTCACGATACCAGTATCGGTTGTCGTAAAGAACTTGAGAGGCGCGTTGATGACCGTTCGGAGCGTTTCGAGATGGAGTCTAGCCCCTGATATTGTGATCATGGAGGTAAAGACCACCAAAGCCGAAAGGAACAGAGACATCAGTGCACCCAACTGGAACAGCGCGTATAATACATTGTAGAACGCATTGGACCGCTGTGGCTGAGGCGATGCGACATCTTCTGACCAGAACTTCAGCCAGATTGTGGAGAAGTTGATGCAGAAACCCCAGCCGAAGCCTGCCATGATCAAGACAATAACGCCAAAGAGGTTGAGGCGAGCGAGATAATACCGGTATATCGTGAAGTCGCCCGTTGCCCTCGTCTTGTCCGCTTCTGGGCTGAAGGCCGTGACCTTGTTCGGGGTCATCTTCAGAGCTGTGCTCAGACCTGGTTTTTCCTGTACTGCCAAATCCTCCTTCGAGCTTGCGGCATCGCACTCCTGGACACCCAAGCTGTTGACGTACATGTCATTCTTCATCAGCTCCTGAAAGGTCCCCTGCTCGACAATCCTGCCATTTGAACCCAGTGCGACGATGTGGTCTGCCGATGGTAGGTGTCGGATGGAGTGGGTGCAAAGGACAACTGTAGCACCTCTCCGACGTAACAAGCCATCCGGGGAGAAGACACGGCGAAACACTTGTTCCTCCGTGTCCGCGTCCAGGCCGCTGAGAATGTCgtcaaaaacaaacaacttCGAGTCCGTATACAAAGCTCTGGCCATCGACACCCTTTGCTTCTGTCCTCCACTCAGGGATATCCCGTTGCTTCCAACATTGGTCTCGTCACCTTGAGGCAGAAGTTCGAGGTCTTGGCGAAGCACGGTAGCTTCAACGACTTCGTCAAATCGTTCTTGATTGAAGGCGTCGAAGCCAATGATGTTCTCCCTGATTGTTGCGTTCGAGAGGTAAGGGGTCTGGTCGCAATACCCAATTTTGCGGAAGCGGCTTGCCACATGAAGTTTACCTCCAAATACAGGCACTTCGCCCAGTAAAGCTTTGCAGAGCG
Proteins encoded in this window:
- a CDS encoding hypothetical protein (EggNog:ENOG503P0CD; COG:Q), with translation MDFTTCTDDASFGPSVQGCRGDFDFTLKFEKIFLAIIPAAIFIALSLPRIVQLYRKPGIVGGAILRYSKLISIAIYGIFVFCQLVLSIAKSRKLGIYFIPADALALASSICMLLLSSLEHTKSPRPSIFLNAYLFIATLLDISQTRTIWLASSNHDELNYASIFTVGVAIRALLIVLESQSKSRWILQWEKGAHSPEETAGLYGLGAYFWLNKLFLKGYRGVLTIDDLFPLDHNIASAKLYAEAGHNLEATKLGKRQHGLAKAVMKALAVSFLLPVGPRIAFGAFQFCQPFLIETLLGYLEQPVEKSPKNIGYGLIGAGLLIYVGMAVSSAFYWYFQERAMYMTRGLLAAAVYRKTTEARISAADDSAALTLMSADIERVLVGCLEMHEFWANMVEVVFACWLLSRKIGVAFTAPVIIVGVCVVCSFFLAKLTGPRQKAWMERIQKRVGLTTNMITQMKHLKISGLSAPVEESIQAMRVDELGAGARFRIVQVYAAAVGYTPLCLSPVVTFAFASRTLDVTTIFTSISYILLLANPLGSLFQHIPSFLAALTCLNRIQAFLAQDYRTDFRESEILMDRTASSPTSKLSLESVEVHADPGLEITDGKFGWDNDKTALHDIDIRIPHSSLTIVIGPVASGKSTLCKALLGEVPVFGGKLHVASRFRKIGYCDQTPYLSNATIRENIIGFDAFNQERFDEVVEATVLRQDLELLPQGDETNVGSNGISLSGGQKQRVSMARALYTDSKLFVFDDILSGLDADTEEQVFRRVFSPDGLLRRRGATVVLCTHSIRHLPSADHIVALGSNGRIVEQGTFQELMKNDMYVNSLGVQECDAASSKEDLAVQEKPGLSTALKMTPNKVTAFSPEADKTRATGDFTIYRYYLARLNLFGVIVLIMAGFGWGFCINFSTIWLKFWSEDVASPQPQRSNAFYNVLYALFQLGALMSLFLSALVVFTSMITISGARLHLETLRTVINAPLKFFTTTDTGIVTNLFSQDMTLVDGQLPMALVNLILYIFNCLGMAAVVATASPYLAVAYPFLAVVLYGIQKFYLRTSRQIRLLDLEAKSPLYHFIDTIKGLATYRAFGWVPEAVKKNDILLDTSQRPAYLLAMIQRWLAFTLQIVVAVLAVAVIALSTQMRSNTAFTGASLVTLMIFGEAFSYIIRFYTMLETSIGAVSRLKAFGETVRSENSEGEDLLPGEEWPAKGEIKMTGVSASYGYVFLRPRPHPPLTLFSRSSLDSCCYSGDEDGKPGVEGQNFALKDLNIDILPGQKVAICGRSGSGKSSLLLLLLRLLDPISSPASTIEIDSLPLTKTHRSTLRQRIIAVPQDPVFLPDGTSFQANLDPFGLASEEECRSVLGIVSLWQSFVSERGGLQAPMSSDTLSQGQKQLFSLARAILRGRIRARGKGKQKEGGVLLLDEVSSSVDKDTDEAMQRMILDEFAGYTIVMVSHRLGMVMNFDRVVVMDEGRIVEDGKPRELVDQEGSRFRDLWMVGRRKRN